The genomic window TCATATACAATAAATACAATGCTTATTATACCATAAATCGCTTTCAAATATAAAGAAAAGGTTGTAAAAATGAAACATTTAGAAATTGAAATGAAAACACTTCTCAGTGAAGAAGAATATGACCGTTTGCTAGCTCAGTTTTCAGAAGTCACTCCTATTACACAAAAAAATTACTACCTCGATACGCCTGATTTTTACCTTCGACAGCATAAAATCGCTATTCGCATTCGTACATTTGAAAATAGTGCCGAATTGACCATAAAAATCCCACAAACAGTTGGAAATATGGAATACAATCAAGCTCTCACTCTAGAAGAGGCAAAGAAATGTTTAGAAGAATGTAAACTTCCTCAGGGAATGATTTTAGAAGAACTTTCAAATCGTGGTGTTTCACCAAGTGGCTGGGTTGTCTTAGGTTGTTTAACTACTGTTCGTTATGAGAAAGAGACGTCTATCGGACTGATGGCACTTGATCAAAGTAGCTACTTCGATGTTGTTGATTATGAACTAGAGTTGGAAGTCGAAAATGGAGACCAGGGAAGTCTTGATTTTCAGGAGTTTTTACAGGCAAATGATATCGAATATAAGAAAGCACCTTCAAAATTAGTTCGATTTATAGAAAATATGAAAAATAACTGAAATAATCAACTTTTTTTGATAAAATATAAGAGATAAAAAATAATAGAATCTGTAATGGACTACAGTTGTTAATAAAATGTTTCCTTTTACTGATTCACATAGTTTATAGAGGACGGTTTATCAATGTCAGATACAAAGAATATGAAGCTTTTTTCACTTTCATCAAATCATGAAATTGCTCAAAAAATTGCGGATGCTGCAGGTGTTCCGCTTGGAAAATTATCATCACGTCAATTTTCAGATGGTGAAATCCAAGTTAACATCGAAGAAAGTGTTCGTGGCTATGATGTTTATATCATCCAGTCTACTTCTTATCCTGTTAGCAATCATTTGATGGAACTTTTAATCACTGTTGATGCCTGTGTTCGTGCTAGTGCAAATACAATCAATGTTGTCATGCCTTATTTCGGTTATGCTCGTCAAGACCGTATCGCTTCATCTCGCGAACCTCTTACGGCTAAACTTGTTGCAAATATGTTGGTTAAAGCTGGAGTTAGTCGTGTATTGACACTTGATCTTCACGCTGTTCAGGTTCAAGGTTTCTTTGATATTCCTGTTGACAACCTCTACACAATTCCTCTTTTTGCAAAACATTATTGTGATAAAGGTTTGACAGGTTCGGATGTGGTTGTTGTTAGCCCTAAAAATTCAGGTGTAAAACGTGCTCGTAGCCTAGCTGAGTACCTTGATGCACCGATTGCTATCATCGACTATGCTCAAGATGATTCTGAACGTAGCCAAGGATACATTATTGGTGAAGTTGAAGGTAAGAAAGCAATCTTGATTGATGATATTCTAAATACAGGTCGTACTTTCTCTGAAGCTGCTAAAATCCTAGAACGCGATGGAGCGACTGAAATCTATGCAGTTTCAAGTCATGGACTTTTCGTTGACGGCGCTGCAGAATTGCTTGATGCAGCTAATATCAAAGAAATCTTGGTTACAGATTCTGTTGTAACAGAAAGTAAAAAACCTAAAAACGTACAATACATTACTGCAAGCGAATTAATTGGTGATGCCATGGTTCGTATTCATGAAAGAAAACCAGTTAGTCCACTATTTAAGTTTAAATAGAAATTAGGTGAGTTTTTGATATATTTAGATAATGCTGCTACGACTCCAATGTCACCTGCAGCTATCTCAGCGATGACTCAAGTCATGCAAGAAACATATGGGAACCCTTCTAGTATTCATAGTCATGGACGCCAAGCAGGTAAATTATTACGAGAAGCGCGTCAAGAGTTAGCGAGTTTACTAGGAACAAAGCCACAGCATGTTTTCTTCACCTCTGGTGGTACAGAAAGTAATAATACTGCAATTATCGGCTACTGCCTTCGCCACCAATGGCGTGGGAAACACATCATTACTACTGCTATTGAGCATCACGCAGTTCTTGAACCAATTGAATATTTGGTTGAAAATTTCGGGTTTGAAGTAACTGTTTTGAAACCTGTAAATCAAGAAATCACAGCAGACCAAGTCAAAAATGCTCTTCGTGAAGATACCATTCTAGTTTCAACTATGTTTGCAAACAATGAAACAGGAACTCTATTACCGATTGCTGAAATTGGTGAGGTTTTAAAAAATCATCCAGCTTCTTATCATGTTGATGCAGTTCAGGCGGTTGGTAAAGTAGAGATTCTTCCCGAAGAATTGGGAATTGATTTTCTTAGCGCTTCTGCACATAAATTCTATGGTCCCAAAGGCGTAGGTTTCCTATACGCTTCTTCTACAGATTTTGATTCTTATCTACACGGTGGAGATCAAGAACAGAAAAAAAGAGCAGGAACAGAAAATCTTCCTGCAATTATAGGGATGGTCGCGGCACTTAAGGATGATCTTGAACATTTAGAAAGTAATTTTGAAAAAGTTCAAAAGTTACAAGAAACATTTCTAACTGAAATGGATGGATTAAACTACTATCTAAACCAAAGTAAAGAGCAACTTCCCTATGTCCTCAACATTGGTTTCCCAGGACAACGAAATGATCTGCTACTACTTCGCCTGGATCTAGAAGGCATTTCTATTTCAACAGGTTCAGCATGTACCGCTGGTATTGTTCAGGTTAGTCATGTTCTTCAGGCTTTTTATGGAGAAGACTCGCCTCGCTTACACGAGTCTGTTCGCGTCAGCATTTCACCTCAAAATACAGAACAAGAAATGATAACTCTTGCTAAAACTCTTAAAAATATCATCGGAGGATAACTCAATGGCATTCGAACAAACGATTAAACTAAAAAATTGTCGTTACGATTATACACTTAGCCCAACTGTAAAGAAATTTACGCTTAAAGATAATACGTTTTTTGAAACTAAAGTTGGTAACTATGAATTAACACGTCTTCTTGAAAAAGTTCCAAATAGTGGAGAAGGATTCCAACTTAAGATTATTATCAACAAAGACTTAACAGGTGCAAAAATCAACATCACTGATAAATTTGGTCTACGTTTAGTTGATATCTTCAAATCAGAAGAAACTCATATCCACCAAGAGAAATTCTACTTCTTGATGGATAGTCTTGTTGAGCGTGGCGTATTTACAAAAAGTGAAAGATAAAAGGTCGTTATGTTTCGATTAACTTACAAGGACTCCTATCAAGTAGAGCGTGTGCAAGAATATGAAGACTATGAAGCTCTTATGCTCTCTCTATCGGGTTGTGTAACCCTTCCTGATACTACTCTTATTACTTCATTAACATGATGGGGTTGAAATCTATCAGGGGCTTCTAGGTAATCTCTACCGCTTTTTATGGACTTACCACGAAACTAAGATAAACTAAGATTTTTTCTTAGTTTTTTTTCGTTATTGTTGCAATTTTCACAAACTTTCTATAAAATAGTAAATAGAAAGGTTGTGATTTTGTGAAAGAAAAACAGTCTGCTATTCCTAAAGCAACAGCAAAGAGACTTTCTCTCTATTACCGTATTTTTAAAAGATTTAATGCCGAAAAAATTGAAAGAGCTAATTCCAAACAAATTGCAGAAGCGATTGGAATTGATTCTGCCACTGTTCGTCGTGACTTCTCTTACTTTGGCGAACTTGGACGTCGTGGATTTGGCTATGATGTCAAAAAGCTCATGAACTTTTTCGCTGATCTTTTAAATGATAATTCTATTACCAATGTTATGCTGGTAGGTATCGGAAATATGGGGCATGCCCTCCTACACTACCGCTTTCATGAGCGTAACAAGATGAAAATCATCATGGCTTTTGACCTAGATGATCATCCTGAGGTTGGTACCCAAACTCCTGATGGTGTTCCAATCTATGGAATCTCTCAAATAAAGGACAAAATTAAGGATAGTGATGTTAAAACTGCTATTCTTACTGTTCCTAGTATTAAATCTCAAGAAGTTGCAGAACTATTAGTCGACGCCGGTATCAAAGGTATTCTTAGTTTTTCTCCTGTTCACCTACATCTTCCTAAAGACGTAGTTGTTCAGTATGTCGATCTTACAAGCGAACTTCAAACCCTCCTCTATTTCATGCGTAAAGAGGATTAGAAAGTGTAAATATTTATGAATAAACCAGTTATTGGGATTACAGGAAATGAAACCCCGCATCCAGATGATGATCTTATGATGAGTTATGCTGCCAAAGGCTTTGTTGAAGGAGTTAAGGAAGCTGGAGGTATCCCCATTATCCTACCAATTGGTGATGAAGAAATGGCCGGTTACTACATTAGTTTAATTGATAAACTTATTCTAACTGGTGGACAAAACGTAGACCCTAAATACTATGGTGAGCCAAAAGTTATTGATAGTGACGATTACCACCTTCAACGTGATATTTTTGAGTTAGCACTCATTAAAGAAGCAATCAAGCAAAATAAGCCAATTTTTTCTGTCTGTCGTGGTACTCAACTTTTTAACGTAGCCATGGGCGGGTCTCTTTATCAAGATATTGAAGATCATTGGCAAGATACTTCCGCTGAATACACCACTCAGCGGCTTGTTACCGAACCAGATACTATTCTTCGAGAAATTTATGGAGAAATCTCTCATATAAATTCTTTCCACCATCAGAGCATCAAAGATTTAGCTCCTAATCTTCAGGTTGTAGCACATGATCCTAAAGATGGTATTATCGAGGCTGTAACAAGTACAGATGGTTTCCCTTATCTCGGTGTTCAATGGCATCCAGAATTTCTCTTTGAAAATCGCCCCAAAGATAAAACGCTTTTTGACTATGTTGTCAATGAATTGTAAAACCTGTATATGATGCAGGTTTTTTTATATCATATCCGTCTTCTCACGGTAACTAAAATAATCTGAATGCGAGACAATTAGATGGTCCAATAAGACCAATCCCATTATCTCGCAGGCTTCTTTAACAAGCTTGGTAACATGGTCGTCATTGGGGCTAGGAACTACTGGACCTGATGGATGATTGTGAACCAGAATCACAGATGTTGCCATGTGCTTTAGGGCATAGTGGAGAATTTCTCTCGGTTCAGCAATGCTTCTTGTGGCAGACCCTATAAAAATAGTCTGCTGGTGAATGATTTGATTTTGTGTATTCAGATAAAGCGCCACTAGGTGCTCTTGTTTTTTATCTCCAAGCTCAGCTTGCATCTTTTTAGCTAATTTACGACTGCTAAGAATGCTCTCCATTTCCACTGTTTCCCTTTTATGGATACGGCAGCCTAATTCGATAACAGCTTGTAATTCGATAGCCTTAACACGTCCGATACCCGATAGAGTCTGCAATTCCTGTAGGCTCATTCTTTTTAGGTCGGTTAAACATGTTAGCTGATTTAAGACCTTCTGTGCTATTTCAAAAACATTGGCCTGTTTCGTTCCTGTCCTTAGTAATATTGCCAGTAATTCTTGATTGCTGAGTGCTTCTACTCCCTCTCTTACTAATCTTTCTCTTGGTAAGAGCGAATCTTCTTGAAATGAAATACTATACATAAAAAATCCTCCTCACTTAATTATTCGTGAGAAGGATTCTTAATTCGATAAAAACTAGTTATTTTTAGATTTTTTCAAGAGCTAGTCGCAAATCTTCAATCAAATCATCGACATTTTCAAGACCGATTGAGAGACGGATTTGATTTTTGGTTACTCCTGCTGCTTCTAGATCAGAGTCTGACAACTGAGCATGTGTTGTAGTTGCGGGATGAACCACCAATGATTTAGCATCTGCAACATTGGCTAGGTTTGAAAAGATTTCTAAGCTATCAATCACTTTACGTGCTTCTGCTTCTCCACCTTTAACGTGGAAAGTAAAGATTGAGCCAACACCTTTTGGTAAGTATTTTTCAGCCAAGGCATGGTATGGACTATCTGGAAGTTTTGGATAGTTGACCTTTTCAACTTTTGGATGGTTCACAAGGAAATCAACGATTTTCTCAGCATTTTGAACATGGCGTTCAACTCGAAGAGAAAGTGTTTCAAGACCTTGTAAGAGTAAGAATGAGTTAAACGGTGAAAGGGCAGCTCCCATATCACGAAGCAATTGCACGCGAGCAGCCACGATAAAGGCTGCAGCACCAACATCACGAGTATAACTGATATTGTGGTAGCTTGGGTCCTCATCGACCAATTGAGGGAATTTCCCTGAAGCAGCCCAGTCAAACTTACCACTGTCAACAATGACACCACCAATAGTTGTACCGTGACCACCGATAAACTTAGTTGCAGAGTGAACTGCGATATCTACACCGTGAGAAAAGACATTGATAAGATAAGGTGTTGCGAAGGTATTGTCAGCAACCAAAGGAATCTGGTGTTTGTGAGCAATTTCAGCGATTTTTTCGATATCTGGAATATTGATAACTGGATTTCCCAAAGTTTCAATCAAGACAAGCTTGGTATTATCTTTAATCGCTGCTTCTACTTCTTCTAGATTATCAATATCAACAAAAGTTGTGGTGATTCCATAACGAGGAAGTGTTTCTTTCAAGAGGTTAAAGGTACCACCATAGATGGTTGATGCTGCAACGACGTGGTCTCCTGCGTGGGCTAGAGCTAAAATTGTGTAGGTAATAGCAGCCATACCTGATGCAGTTGCAAGTGCACCTACACCACCTTCAAGAGCTGCGATACGCTCTTCAAAGGCTGATGTTGTTGGGTTAGTGATACGAGTATAGATATTACCAGCCTTTTGAAGGGCAAAAAGTTCAGCTCCTTCTTGGGTATCTTCAAATACAAAAGATGTTGTTTGGTAAATAGGAACAGCACGAGATTTTGTAGTCGCGTCTACTACTTGACCAGCATGCAATTGAAGTGTTTCAAATTTAAATTCACGAGTCATTGTGAGTCCTCCAAAGATTTCATTAGGTTCATTGTATCACCTAATTCGTTCAGTTACAAATACAACTTTGTTATATATTGGCATAAGAAATAGCTATTGCTATTATTAGAATTGTAGAACTTTTTTCAGATAGTTTAAAATGTTTGTCTTCACTGCTCATATACTTTATAATGTTTAGAAAGGAGAAAACTATGTCAGAAATTACTCATGAAATTGATGCAAACTTTGCTGGTCGTTTAAATATCTTGCGTGCTGGTGTACTGGGAGCAAATGATGGAATCATCTCTATCGCTGGAGTTGTTATCGGGGTAGCCAGTGCTACAACGAATATCTGGATCATCTTCCTCTCAGGATTGGCTGCTATTCTTGCTGGTGCCTTTTCTATGGCTGGAGGCGAGTATGTATCTGTATCTACTCAGAAAGACACGGAGGAAGCTGCTGTAGCTCGTGAACAACTACTTTTGGATAAAGATATGGAGGCTGCTAAAAAATCACTCTACGCATCCTATCTTCAAAATGGTGAGTGTGAAACTTCAGCTCAACTATTAGTTAACAAAGCTTTTTTGAAAAATCCACTAAAAGCCTTAGTCGAGGAAAAATATGGTATCGAGTATG from Streptococcus sp. oral taxon 061 includes these protein-coding regions:
- the radC gene encoding DNA repair protein RadC, whose amino-acid sequence is MYSISFQEDSLLPRERLVREGVEALSNQELLAILLRTGTKQANVFEIAQKVLNQLTCLTDLKRMSLQELQTLSGIGRVKAIELQAVIELGCRIHKRETVEMESILSSRKLAKKMQAELGDKKQEHLVALYLNTQNQIIHQQTIFIGSATRSIAEPREILHYALKHMATSVILVHNHPSGPVVPSPNDDHVTKLVKEACEIMGLVLLDHLIVSHSDYFSYREKTDMI
- a CDS encoding ribose-phosphate diphosphokinase, yielding MSDTKNMKLFSLSSNHEIAQKIADAAGVPLGKLSSRQFSDGEIQVNIEESVRGYDVYIIQSTSYPVSNHLMELLITVDACVRASANTINVVMPYFGYARQDRIASSREPLTAKLVANMLVKAGVSRVLTLDLHAVQVQGFFDIPVDNLYTIPLFAKHYCDKGLTGSDVVVVSPKNSGVKRARSLAEYLDAPIAIIDYAQDDSERSQGYIIGEVEGKKAILIDDILNTGRTFSEAAKILERDGATEIYAVSSHGLFVDGAAELLDAANIKEILVTDSVVTESKKPKNVQYITASELIGDAMVRIHERKPVSPLFKFK
- a CDS encoding VIT family protein, with amino-acid sequence MSEITHEIDANFAGRLNILRAGVLGANDGIISIAGVVIGVASATTNIWIIFLSGLAAILAGAFSMAGGEYVSVSTQKDTEEAAVAREQLLLDKDMEAAKKSLYASYLQNGECETSAQLLVNKAFLKNPLKALVEEKYGIEYEEFTNPWHAAASSFISFVLGSLPPMLSITIFPSDYRIPATVIIVAISLLVTGYTSAKLGKAPTKTAMIRNLCIGLLTMGVTYLFGQLFSI
- a CDS encoding cysteine desulfurase family protein; translated protein: MIYLDNAATTPMSPAAISAMTQVMQETYGNPSSIHSHGRQAGKLLREARQELASLLGTKPQHVFFTSGGTESNNTAIIGYCLRHQWRGKHIITTAIEHHAVLEPIEYLVENFGFEVTVLKPVNQEITADQVKNALREDTILVSTMFANNETGTLLPIAEIGEVLKNHPASYHVDAVQAVGKVEILPEELGIDFLSASAHKFYGPKGVGFLYASSTDFDSYLHGGDQEQKKRAGTENLPAIIGMVAALKDDLEHLESNFEKVQKLQETFLTEMDGLNYYLNQSKEQLPYVLNIGFPGQRNDLLLLRLDLEGISISTGSACTAGIVQVSHVLQAFYGEDSPRLHESVRVSISPQNTEQEMITLAKTLKNIIGG
- a CDS encoding gamma-glutamyl-gamma-aminobutyrate hydrolase family protein encodes the protein MNKPVIGITGNETPHPDDDLMMSYAAKGFVEGVKEAGGIPIILPIGDEEMAGYYISLIDKLILTGGQNVDPKYYGEPKVIDSDDYHLQRDIFELALIKEAIKQNKPIFSVCRGTQLFNVAMGGSLYQDIEDHWQDTSAEYTTQRLVTEPDTILREIYGEISHINSFHHQSIKDLAPNLQVVAHDPKDGIIEAVTSTDGFPYLGVQWHPEFLFENRPKDKTLFDYVVNEL
- a CDS encoding redox-sensing transcriptional repressor Rex: MKEKQSAIPKATAKRLSLYYRIFKRFNAEKIERANSKQIAEAIGIDSATVRRDFSYFGELGRRGFGYDVKKLMNFFADLLNDNSITNVMLVGIGNMGHALLHYRFHERNKMKIIMAFDLDDHPEVGTQTPDGVPIYGISQIKDKIKDSDVKTAILTVPSIKSQEVAELLVDAGIKGILSFSPVHLHLPKDVVVQYVDLTSELQTLLYFMRKED
- a CDS encoding O-acetylhomoserine aminocarboxypropyltransferase/cysteine synthase family protein; translation: MTREFKFETLQLHAGQVVDATTKSRAVPIYQTTSFVFEDTQEGAELFALQKAGNIYTRITNPTTSAFEERIAALEGGVGALATASGMAAITYTILALAHAGDHVVAASTIYGGTFNLLKETLPRYGITTTFVDIDNLEEVEAAIKDNTKLVLIETLGNPVINIPDIEKIAEIAHKHQIPLVADNTFATPYLINVFSHGVDIAVHSATKFIGGHGTTIGGVIVDSGKFDWAASGKFPQLVDEDPSYHNISYTRDVGAAAFIVAARVQLLRDMGAALSPFNSFLLLQGLETLSLRVERHVQNAEKIVDFLVNHPKVEKVNYPKLPDSPYHALAEKYLPKGVGSIFTFHVKGGEAEARKVIDSLEIFSNLANVADAKSLVVHPATTTHAQLSDSDLEAAGVTKNQIRLSIGLENVDDLIEDLRLALEKI
- a CDS encoding CYTH domain-containing protein, which codes for MKHLEIEMKTLLSEEEYDRLLAQFSEVTPITQKNYYLDTPDFYLRQHKIAIRIRTFENSAELTIKIPQTVGNMEYNQALTLEEAKKCLEECKLPQGMILEELSNRGVSPSGWVVLGCLTTVRYEKETSIGLMALDQSSYFDVVDYELELEVENGDQGSLDFQEFLQANDIEYKKAPSKLVRFIENMKNN
- a CDS encoding DUF1831 domain-containing protein produces the protein MAFEQTIKLKNCRYDYTLSPTVKKFTLKDNTFFETKVGNYELTRLLEKVPNSGEGFQLKIIINKDLTGAKINITDKFGLRLVDIFKSEETHIHQEKFYFLMDSLVERGVFTKSER